In a genomic window of Nitratireductor basaltis:
- a CDS encoding electron transfer flavoprotein subunit alpha/FixB family protein, translating to MAILLIAEHDNQSLSDQTAKALAAAAKIGSDIDILVAGKDASAAADAAAKLEGVRKVLLADSDALAERLAEPLAATILGLADGYDAFVAPATTTGKNVMPRVAALLDVMQISDIMEVVDEKTFKRPIYAGNAVQTVESTDAKRVITVRTSSFSAAGEGGSATVEKVDAAADPAVSSFVENRIEESDRPELTSAKVIISGGRALGSAEKFEEVILPVADKLGAAVGASRAAVDAGYAPNDWQVGQTGKVVAPDLYIACGISGAIQHLAGMKDSKVIVAINKDEEAPIFQVADYGLVADLFEALPELEKSL from the coding sequence ATGGCAATTCTTCTCATCGCCGAACACGACAACCAGTCGCTTTCCGACCAGACGGCAAAGGCGCTTGCCGCTGCTGCCAAGATCGGCTCAGACATCGACATTCTGGTGGCCGGCAAAGATGCTTCCGCTGCAGCCGACGCTGCCGCCAAGCTTGAAGGCGTTCGCAAGGTTCTTCTCGCCGATAGTGACGCTCTTGCAGAGCGTCTGGCAGAGCCGCTGGCAGCGACCATTCTTGGCCTCGCCGACGGCTATGACGCATTTGTCGCTCCGGCTACCACCACCGGCAAGAATGTCATGCCGCGCGTGGCAGCACTTCTCGACGTGATGCAGATTTCCGACATCATGGAAGTCGTGGACGAAAAGACCTTCAAGCGTCCGATCTATGCCGGCAACGCCGTGCAGACGGTTGAATCGACCGACGCCAAGCGTGTCATCACCGTGCGCACCTCTTCCTTCTCCGCTGCAGGCGAAGGCGGCTCCGCAACGGTTGAGAAGGTCGATGCAGCAGCCGATCCGGCTGTCTCCAGCTTCGTCGAAAATCGCATCGAGGAAAGCGATCGTCCGGAGCTGACCTCTGCGAAGGTCATCATCTCCGGCGGCCGCGCCTTGGGTTCCGCCGAGAAGTTCGAGGAAGTCATCCTGCCGGTGGCCGACAAGCTCGGTGCTGCAGTCGGCGCCAGCCGCGCAGCCGTCGACGCAGGCTACGCGCCCAATGACTGGCAGGTCGGTCAGACCGGCAAGGTGGTCGCGCCTGATCTTTACATTGCCTGCGGCATATCCGGTGCCATCCAGCATCTGGCTGGCATGAAGGACTCCAAGGTGATCGTTGCCATCAACAAGGACGAGGAAGCTCCGATCTTCCAGGTCGCCGATTACGGTCTCGTGGCAGACCTCTTCGAGGCTCTTCCGGAGCTTGAAAAGTCGCTGTAA
- a CDS encoding electron transfer flavoprotein subunit beta/FixA family protein, whose product MKVLVPVKRVIDANVKPRVKADGSGVELANVKMAMNPFCEIAVEEAIRMKEAGKVTEIVAVSIGPKQAQETLRTALAMGADRAILVQTDETVEPLDVAKILKGVADEEKPEMVILGKQAIDDDSNQTGQMLAALLGWSQGTFASEVEIGEGSVKVTREVDGGLQVVDLKLPAIVTTDLRLNQPRYASLPNIMKAKKKPLDEKTPGDFGVEVKARLKVLKTEEPAGRKAGVKVGSVAELVDKLKNEAGVL is encoded by the coding sequence ATGAAAGTCCTTGTTCCGGTAAAGCGGGTCATAGACGCGAATGTGAAGCCGCGCGTTAAGGCAGACGGCTCCGGCGTCGAACTGGCCAATGTGAAAATGGCCATGAACCCCTTCTGCGAAATCGCTGTCGAAGAAGCGATCCGCATGAAAGAGGCCGGCAAGGTCACCGAGATCGTGGCCGTATCCATCGGACCCAAGCAGGCTCAGGAAACACTGCGCACCGCCCTTGCAATGGGTGCGGACCGCGCCATCCTCGTCCAGACCGACGAGACCGTCGAGCCGCTGGATGTCGCCAAGATCCTCAAGGGCGTTGCCGATGAGGAAAAGCCGGAAATGGTGATCCTCGGCAAGCAAGCAATCGACGATGACTCCAACCAGACGGGTCAGATGCTCGCAGCACTTCTCGGCTGGTCGCAGGGCACCTTCGCCTCGGAAGTGGAGATTGGCGAAGGTTCGGTGAAGGTCACCCGCGAAGTCGATGGCGGTCTGCAGGTCGTGGACCTGAAGCTTCCCGCAATCGTCACCACGGATCTGCGTCTCAATCAGCCGCGCTACGCCTCGCTGCCCAACATCATGAAGGCGAAGAAGAAGCCGCTCGACGAAAAGACCCCGGGCGATTTCGGCGTCGAGGTCAAGGCGCGCCTCAAGGTGCTCAAGACCGAGGAACCGGCCGGCCGCAAGGCAGGCGTGAAGGTGGGCTCCGTCGCCGAACTGGTCGACAAGCTCAAGAACGAAGCCGGCGTGCTTTGA